From the genome of Anopheles moucheti chromosome 3, idAnoMoucSN_F20_07, whole genome shotgun sequence, one region includes:
- the LOC128305068 gene encoding uncharacterized protein LOC128305068, whose translation MFKYIVVLMALIAAVFAAPNSQFLYAPSSYSYSESYRAPAATVYSGAAYSPIAYTNTYAAPIAYSAPYPAAYVY comes from the exons ATGTTCAAATAC ATTGTTGTCCTGATGGCTCTGATTGCCGCCGTTTTTGCCGCGCCCAATTCCCAATTCCTGTACGCACCGTCGTCTTATAGCTACAGCGAAAGCTACCGTGCGCCAGCTGCAACGGTGTACTCTGGTGCTGCTTACAGTCCGATCGCTTACACCAACACGTACGCTGCTCCCATCGCGTACAGTGCACCCTATCCGGCCGCTTATGTTTACTAA